The proteins below come from a single Dehalococcoidales bacterium genomic window:
- a CDS encoding cupredoxin domain-containing protein has protein sequence MQLAADAIAFDKNVLTVPAGSQVTLVFNNNEDPVIFHNVAVYTTRAAGEPVMVGEFIPGGASITYQFTAPSTPGTYYFRCDIHPLAMNGDFIVE, from the coding sequence GTGCAGCTCGCCGCGGATGCAATCGCCTTTGACAAGAATGTTCTCACGGTGCCGGCCGGTTCCCAGGTAACGCTGGTCTTTAATAATAACGAGGACCCGGTAATCTTCCATAATGTAGCTGTTTATACTACCAGAGCAGCCGGCGAGCCTGTCATGGTCGGCGAGTTCATACCGGGAGGAGCGAGTATAACGTATCAGTTCACCGCGCCGAGTACTCCCGGTACCTACTATTTCCGATGTGATATTCACCCGCTGGCAATGAATGGCGATTTTATTGTTGAATGA
- a CDS encoding histidine kinase has translation MEKQGRQEETKDTRPVTNPGLFERPVGETVRGKEAVPRRFLEVEEQDRKMISRNLYDTIGQSLAVLKLSLHRVKRSLIADIESASAEMDTIVDCMIEQMRVISDLLLPSTLDDFGLRKTLEDLFRKYTESTGIKINFHNEGLERRMPLETEATIFRIIQDTLLNVVCRGQTSEVNVDARLKTDTVYLSIAVVGNGFDSAIDNSEQAVIKERALLLGGSLTLETFPEMVRLSSELPIAGNYGEPDRYVHK, from the coding sequence ATGGAAAAACAGGGTAGACAGGAGGAAACCAAGGATACCAGACCGGTCACGAATCCTGGTCTTTTTGAAAGACCGGTTGGTGAGACTGTCCGGGGCAAAGAAGCGGTCCCCAGAAGGTTTCTGGAGGTTGAAGAACAGGACCGTAAGATGATAAGTCGTAATCTCTATGATACGATAGGTCAATCTCTTGCCGTCCTCAAGCTTTCTCTTCACCGTGTTAAACGGTCGTTGATTGCTGATATCGAGTCTGCCTCTGCCGAGATGGATACCATCGTCGACTGCATGATTGAACAAATGCGCGTGATATCAGACCTTCTGCTGCCCAGCACGCTGGATGACTTCGGACTGCGCAAGACGCTGGAGGATTTATTCCGGAAGTACACGGAATCGACAGGCATTAAAATAAATTTCCATAATGAGGGCCTTGAACGGCGTATGCCATTGGAAACAGAAGCCACGATATTCCGTATTATCCAGGACACGCTGCTCAATGTTGTTTGCCGGGGGCAGACCAGCGAAGTCAATGTTGATGCGCGGCTAAAAACCGACACCGTATATCTGAGCATAGCCGTGGTGGGCAACGGGTTTGATTCAGCCATAGATAACAGCGAACAAGCTGTTATTAAAGAGCGGGCTTTACTGCTGGGGGGGAGTCTGACCCTTGAGACATTTCCGGAGATGGTACGTTTATCGTCTGAACTGCCGATAGCCGGCAACTACGGTGAACCGGATAGATATGTTCACAAATGA
- a CDS encoding GAF domain-containing sensor histidine kinase: MSQKANSTLLTIIRCTSAIIRAVNEDTLLAPVCRIITETGGYSMCWVGYPRPGRRPELEIVALAGFDDGYLDATGIPLTDSGKGSGPVSEALRTRQPCIVKDILTDPSYPVWREEAVKRGYRSSISLPLVHDKNLLGVLSIYATEPGAFPDDVAELLGGLAADLAYGITVLRTRTARDRSEEGLHVLVNRLQDKREEEYRGIARALHDDVGQQVALVSFLLNKMRTSLGEMVPEELAQIWEIIMELMYRVRDLSLSLSPAMLHDIGFLATLQWYLPDFSKKTGIQVDFMNSGLEIKLPAHIATAAYRIIQEALANVVCHASANRVEVTVTAGKKSLDILIQDNGIGFNAATIPLTGSGLPGIRERVHSLDGTFKLESAPGKGTRLVVHLLLPVCS; encoded by the coding sequence GTGTCACAGAAAGCGAACAGTACCCTGCTTACCATCATCAGGTGTACCTCGGCAATTATTCGGGCCGTGAATGAAGATACGTTACTGGCGCCGGTATGCCGGATTATCACCGAGACCGGCGGTTACAGCATGTGCTGGGTAGGGTATCCCCGTCCCGGCAGACGGCCGGAGCTGGAAATTGTGGCGCTTGCCGGCTTTGATGATGGTTATCTTGACGCTACCGGCATTCCCCTGACGGATTCCGGGAAAGGCTCGGGGCCGGTCAGCGAGGCGCTCCGTACCCGCCAACCCTGTATAGTCAAGGATATTCTCACTGACCCTTCTTACCCGGTCTGGCGGGAAGAGGCGGTGAAGCGTGGCTACAGGTCCTCCATCTCATTACCGCTGGTGCATGATAAGAACCTGCTGGGAGTGCTCAGTATCTACGCCACGGAACCGGGAGCCTTTCCGGATGATGTGGCGGAGCTTCTTGGCGGACTGGCGGCTGACCTTGCCTACGGTATCACTGTCCTACGAACCAGGACGGCGCGGGACAGGTCTGAAGAGGGACTGCATGTCCTGGTCAACCGGCTGCAAGATAAGCGGGAAGAGGAGTACCGCGGCATTGCCCGGGCGCTGCATGACGATGTCGGTCAGCAGGTGGCGCTGGTGAGTTTTCTGCTCAATAAAATGAGAACGTCACTGGGGGAAATGGTACCTGAGGAACTGGCGCAGATCTGGGAGATAATCATGGAGCTTATGTACAGAGTGCGCGATCTTTCTCTGAGCTTGAGCCCCGCTATGCTTCATGACATTGGTTTCCTGGCAACGCTGCAGTGGTATTTACCGGATTTCAGCAAAAAGACAGGTATTCAGGTTGATTTTATGAACTCGGGTTTGGAGATAAAGCTGCCGGCGCATATCGCCACGGCGGCGTACCGGATTATACAGGAAGCTTTGGCCAACGTAGTTTGTCACGCCAGCGCCAACCGGGTGGAAGTGACTGTTACTGCCGGGAAAAAATCCCTCGATATACTTATCCAGGACAACGGTATAGGCTTCAACGCGGCTACCATACCCCTGACGGGCAGCGGACTGCCGGGGATACGGGAGCGCGTCCATTCTCTGGATGGAACCTTCAAGCTGGAGTCTGCGCCGGGGAAAGGAACCCGCCTTGTGGTGCACCTACTCTTGCCGGTCTGCTCTTGA
- a CDS encoding response regulator: MNTNKRVLVVDDEPGIVNILRIKLRISGYDVVTTTSGAEAIELVRADKFDVMLLDVLMPGVSGFDVLEKVRSFSRVPIIVFTAKPDIMQFAIKLGADNTIAKPFDPEEVVKKIEMVLDNARHEKGG; this comes from the coding sequence GTGAATACGAATAAACGAGTACTGGTGGTTGACGATGAGCCGGGGATAGTGAACATCTTGCGCATAAAGCTCAGGATTTCCGGATATGATGTTGTCACTACTACCAGCGGAGCTGAGGCAATCGAACTTGTCCGCGCGGACAAGTTCGATGTCATGCTGCTCGATGTACTCATGCCCGGCGTTAGCGGTTTCGATGTACTCGAAAAAGTGCGCTCCTTTTCACGGGTACCGATAATCGTATTCACGGCCAAGCCGGATATTATGCAGTTTGCCATAAAGCTGGGCGCTGATAATACAATTGCCAAGCCGTTCGATCCTGAAGAGGTGGTGAAGAAGATAGAGATGGTTCTGGATAACGCGCGCCACGAGAAGGGCGGATAA
- a CDS encoding zinc-ribbon domain containing protein encodes MSYQDKSIQCSDCGATFTFTGEEQEFFASKGFTNEPKRCPECRQARKSERYGSSGSSSYGSSRQMFPATCAECGKSTEVPFQPRGDKPVYCSDCYRKVRPSR; translated from the coding sequence ATGAGTTATCAGGACAAGTCTATCCAGTGCTCCGATTGCGGAGCAACCTTTACCTTCACCGGTGAAGAGCAGGAATTCTTCGCATCCAAGGGTTTTACCAACGAGCCGAAGCGCTGTCCCGAATGCCGCCAGGCGAGAAAGTCAGAGCGTTATGGCAGCAGCGGCAGTAGCAGCTACGGTTCTTCACGCCAGATGTTCCCCGCAACCTGCGCCGAATGTGGCAAAAGCACCGAAGTCCCGTTTCAACCCCGCGGTGATAAGCCGGTCTACTGCAGCGATTGCTATCGGAAAGTCAGACCGAGTAGATAA
- the rpsU gene encoding 30S ribosomal protein S21, which yields MSLEVSIHKGESQESLLRRFQRMVQTSGVLREVKAKRHFISKGEAARIKAKKSAQRRRRQGI from the coding sequence TTGTCTTTAGAAGTATCAATACATAAAGGTGAATCACAGGAATCACTGTTACGCCGTTTTCAGCGAATGGTGCAGACGAGTGGTGTCTTGCGGGAGGTTAAAGCCAAGCGCCACTTTATATCCAAGGGCGAGGCAGCCCGCATCAAAGCCAAAAAGAGCGCCCAGCGCCGGCGGCGGCAGGGTATTTAG